The Paenibacillus mucilaginosus 3016 genome includes the window CGAGATTGCGGCTACCGGGGAGGCGGGGCTGCAGAAGGCGCTGCTTGAGCCGTACGATCTTATTCTTCTCGATCTGATGCTGCCCGGGGTTGACGGCTACGAGATCTGCCGGCAGGTCCGGGCGGCGAAGAATATCCCGATTCTGATGGTTTCGGCCCGCCGGGAAGAGATAGACAAGATCCGGGGCCTCGGCCTCGGTGCCGACGACTACATCATGAAGCCGTTCAGCGTCGGGGAGCTCGTCGCCCGGGTGAAGGCCCATCTGGCCCGGTTCGAGCGATTGACCGGCGGCGGGGGGAGCGGGGAGTCCAGAGGAAGGGACAGCCTGCAGGTCGGCGGCCTGATCATCGATACCCTCTCCCGCAAGGTGCATGTGAACGGCAGGGAGGTTGCTTTTACCTCCAAAGAGTATGACCTGCTTGTCTTCCTCGTGCAGCACCCGAACCGGGTGTTCGGCAAGGAGCAGATTTTCGAGCGGATCTGGGGGCTGGATGCCATGGGCGACAATGCGACGGTCACCGTACATATCTCGAAGCTGCGGGAGAAAATCGAGAGCGATCCGTCCAAGCCGCAGTACATCGAGACGATCTGGGGCGTGGGGTACAGGTTTAATGTATAGAAGCTCGTGATTTCGTTTTTGCGCTCCGTTATGCTTCGCATAAAGGTCGCTGTCAAAAACGAAACACATCGCCGGGCAAGGGGGAAGAAAGCGCTCCGTTATGCTCCGCATAAAGGTCCGGGCGCAAAGAGAGGCTGACCGCTTGAAGTACGCCGCTTGGGGTGACCCGCATGAAATAGATTGGAACGGGAAGCTTTTCGGAAGGAATCCGGAGGGCTTTTTTGCCGTGGGGCTGCTGCTGCCGTTCCAGGTCCCCTCTCCTGCCTGCCGCCCTTAATACGTTAAGATCCGGTAAACTCTGCGGGCAGGTGGGCGGCAGGCGGGTAATGGAATAGACAGGGGCTAACGAAGCGGGGCTTCCCGCTCCTTGAGGTAATGCGAAGGAGGCAGGCCGGTAAGACGCTTGAAGGTGCGGTGAAAAACGAAGGATCGCAGTAGCCGAGCTGCTCCGCGATGTCCGCTACGGTCAGGTCGGAGTGGCGCAGCAGGTAGACGGCGGTCTTCATCCGCAGCCCGTGCGTATATTCGGAGATCGTCTGGCCGGTCGCTTCGCGGAACAGCACGGCGGCATGCCCGGGGCTGCGGCCGATGACGGCAGCGAGATCCTCCTTGGTCACCTTCTCGCGGTAATGGTTGCGCAGGTAGGCCGTCATGAGCTCGCCCTGCCGGTGAAGCAGGGCGGTGTGCGGCCCTTTGTCATATTCCCGGTTCAGCCGGGTGAGCGACTCAAGAAGCAGCGCGCTGCAGAGGACGCCGGCGTAGGGAGCCCCTTCCGCCCATTCCTGCGCCATCGTCTGGGCCCGGGCGAGCAGCAGCTCCCAGGCGGCACAGCGCCAGCGAAGCGGCTGGTCCGAAGCCAGCAGGGGGAGCGGTGAGGCGCCGCCTGCTCCGGACGAGAAGGTAGTCACATATTTTTCGTGGGTGAGGGACGGAATGCTTTTGCCATAGTAGGTAACGCCGGGGGGGAGAAGCAGCACATCGCCCTTCTCGAGGAGCATTTTCTCCCCCTGCACCCAGTAGACGCATTTGCCGTAGCCCATCAGGATGAAGGACCAGGAGTCGGCCTCCCGTTCCACTTCCTCGAACCAGGGCATCGTTCCGGCGTCCCGGCGTATATTTTCGATCTGAAGCATGGGGGTGGTCTCCTTTTGAACGAGGGAAGCTCCAAGCGAATCCTCTGAATCTAACTATAATACATCTATCATACTATATTTCATGGAATATTGGGGAAAAGGGGATTACAATAACGGGAGACCATTCGACAAGAATCGAGCTAAGGGAGAGACATACACATGCGCAAAACCAAGATTATCTGTACACTCGGACCCGCTTGCGACAACCTGGAAGTGCTGAAAGAGATGATCCGGGCGGGCATGAACGTAGCCCGGCTGAACATGGCGCACGGCGATCTGGATGAGCAGCGGACCCGTATCCGCCGGGTGCGGCAGGCGGCGAGTGAACTGGGGGCTGCGGTGGCGGTACTGCTCGACATCAAGGGACCGGAAGTGCGCATCGGCAAGCTGAAGGACAGCTCGTACGAGCTGAAGACGGACGGGAAGCTGACGCTGACGACGGAGATCATCGAAGGAACGGCCGAGCGGATCTCGGTGTCTTACGCGCAGCTGCCACAGGATCTCCATCCGGGCAGCCGCATCCTGATCGATGACGGCCTGATCGAGCTGCGAGTCGAAGAAGTGGAAGGAACGGAGATTCACTGCCGCATCGTGAACGGCGGCGTGATCAAGCCCCGCAAAGGTGTCAACCTGCCGGGCGTAAAGACGTCGCTGCCCGGGGTAACGGAGCGGGACGTGCAGCACATTCATTTTGCAGCGGAAGAGGATCTCGATATTATCGCGGTTTCGTTCGTGCGCAGGGCGGCGGATATTCTGGAAGTGCGCGAGCTGCTGGAGCAGCTTGGTGCCGGTCACATCCAGATTATCTCGAAGATCGAGAACGAGGAAGGCGTGGACGAGCTGGATGCGATCCTGGAGGTGTCCGACGGCCTGATGGTCGCGCGCGGCGATCTCGGGGTCGAGATTCCGGTGGAGGATGTGCCGATCCTGCAGAAGCTCATGATCCGCAAGTGCAACCAGGCCGGCAAGCCGGTCATTACGGCGACGCATATGCTCGACTCCATGCAGGTGAATCCGCGTCCGACACGGGCGGAAGCAAGCGACGTGGCCAACGCGGTGCTCGACGGAACGGATGTGCTCATGCTGTCGGGCGAGAGTGCGGCAGGCAAGTATCCGGTGGAGTCCGTCCAGACGATGGCGGCTATTGCTGAGCGTACCGAAGCGACGCTTCCGTACTGGGACAACTACGTGAAGCGGGCGGCGGAGCAGACGCCGAACGTCACGGAAGTCATCTCACAGGCGGTCGTAGGCTCTTCCCTGGAGCTGAATGCCAAGGCGATCCTGACCCCGACGGAGACCGGCTTCACCGCGCGGATGGTATCCAAGTACCGGCCGAAGGCGCCGATCGTGGCGATCGCTCCCGACGAGCGGATCCGCCGTAGGATGAGCCTCATCTGGGGCGTAACCCCGGTGCTTGGCGAGCCGGTAACGTCCACCGACGCGATGTTCCTCTCCGCCGTGGACGGCGGCAAGAAGAGCGGGCTGGTCGAAGCGGGAGATCTCGTCATCGTCTCCGCAGGGGTGCCGATCGGCGGCGCAGGCTCGACGAACCTGATCAAGATCATGAACGCCGAATAGCATAGCAGACAGTTGCAGGCCAAAGAGCGCCCGGGAGAACCGCAGAAGCGGGAAACCCGGGCGCTCTTTGGGGATAGCTGCAAACAATTAAGATTTACCGGCCTTGCCCAGAGGATCGGCCCCGAAATCATTATCGTAATGCGACCGCTTCTTCGTGTTGGCCGTCGTATCCTTATAGAATTCTTCTTCCTGGCTCTCGAGCGGCAGGGAAGTCAGCTCCCATTCAGTATTGCCGAGCACCGGGTCGGCCGGAAATTCGTCGCCGCGCTTCAGCTTCTCTTCGCGGCCCCATTCGTTGGTATAAATGCCGTCGGTTTCGACTTCTTCGCCCGACATCGGATTCATGCTTTTATCATTTGCCATTGCTGCCAAAACCCTCCTTGTGGTCGAATCGAACGTTAGTATGCCCGCCTTCATTGAAAAAATGCCGCCCCCGGGGTATGATGTTGCCGTTGTACAGAAAGGAATGCGGTGGACATGACAGAAGCTTTATGGGGAACAGGGGTAAACGCCGCCGCGATAGTGGCCGGAGGACTGGCCGGACTGCTGCTGCAGCGGATGAGTGACGGCATGCGCCGTACGGTCATGCAGGGGATCGGTCTCGCGCTGATTGCGCTCGGAGTATCAATGGCGCTGAAGTCGGATCAATTTCTGCTCATGGCAGCCTGTTTGACCCTGGGGGGCATTACGGGTGAGCTGGCCGGAGTGGAACAGGGGCTGGAGCGGCTCGGCAAGCTGCTGGAACAGGCAGTGAATGCGCTCACCAGACGGCTCCGGCGGGGGAAGGATACGGGATCGCAGGAAGGCCGGCTGGCCGCCGGCTTCGTCAATGCGACGCTGGTCTTCTGCATCGGGGCGATGGCTGTCCTCGGTCCGCTGGACAGCGGCCTGCGCGGGGATCACGTCGTATTGTATACGAAAGCACTGCTCGACGGATTTTTGTCGATTATCTTTGCTTCGACGATGGGGGTGGGGGTGGCCTTCTCCGCCCTGGCGGTCTTCTTGTATCAAGGTGTGATCGCCTTGGCGGCATCCTGGATCGCCTCTGGGCTGGACGAGGTGCTGCTCGGCGAGATCATTCGTCAGGTGACGGCGGTGGGTGGCGTACTGATCGTCGGCGTGGGCATCAATCTGCTGGAACTGCGCCGGATTCATGTGGCCAATCTGCTGCCGGCTCTCGTCTTTGCAGCGCTTGCTGTTCCGGTGACCGGATGGCTGACGGCCTGGTGGGCGGGACTGGGCTAGGCTGGGCGGCAAGCGGACAGGACGTCCAATCCTATAGAAGCTTCTATAGAAAATAAGGCAGCCGTCGGCCGCGCGGTACAAAAAAAGAAGCCAGTTCTCCCTCAGAGAACTGGCTTCTTGGCGTACCCGGGCAGGCCGGCGGCGTAAGCTGCGTCTCCCATAGAATGGGAGCAGAATGGGCAGCGCTTAGTCCCGGGGAGGGACGAGCCGGTCCAGGCCGCCCATATAAGGCCGCAGCGCTTCCGGGATACGGACCGTGCCGTCTTCCTGCTGGTGGTTCTCCAGCAGGGGAATGAGAATTCGCGGCGAAGCCACGGCCGTATTATTGAGCGTATAACAGTACCGCAGCCGGCCGTCCCCGTCCTTGTACCGGATGCCCGCCCGGCGGGCCTGGAAGTCGAGCAGGTGCGACGACGAGTGAGTCTCCCCGTAAGCTGCCCGGCTTGGCATCCAGGTCTCGATGTCGTACTGCTTGAACGTCTTCTGCGACATGTCTCCGGTGCAGACGGCGACCGTGCGGTGCGGGAGCTCAAGCAGCCGGAGCAGGCGCCGCGCATGTCCCGTAATCTCCTGCAGCAGGGATTCCGCGGCTCCGGGGTCGGCCTCGCAGAGCACGACCTGCTCCACCTTGGCGAACTGGTGCACCCGGTACAGACCGTGCGTATCCCGGCCGGCCGAGCCCGCTTCGCTGCGGAAGCAGCTCGATACCGCCGCCAGCCGGATCGGCCGGGTGACGTCCACGGTCTCTCCACTGTAATAGTGCAGCAGCGGGATCTCCGAGGTGCCGGCAAGATAGCGGTCCTCTCCCTCAAGGCGGTACACCTGGTCTTCTCCCAGCGGGAAGAAGCCGGCATGGCGGAACGCCTCCGGCCGGAGCGCAAGGGGCACCTCGAGCAGCGTGAAGCCCTCGGCGAGCAGCAGGTCTACCGCCAGCTGCTGCACCGCCCGGTGGAGCAGGGCTCCCGCTCCGCGCAGGTAGTACCCGCGGCTGCCGGCCGGCTTGACGCCCCGGGGGAGGTCGATGATGCGGTGCAGCTCCCCGAGGGCGGTGTGGCTCAGCGGCTCGAAGCCGAACTGCGGCGGCTCGCCCCAGCGGCCGGTCTCTACGTTGTCCGCATCCGAGCGCCCCGGCGGGGTGTCCGCCGAAGGCACGTTCGGTACCCGCAGCAGCAGGTCGGCGCGCTGCCGCTCTGCTCCGTCCAGCTCCGCTTCGAGCCGAGCCAGCTCGCCGTTCACCCGGCGGACCTCCCGCTTGGCGTCCTCCGCTTCTGCCCTTCGGCCTTCCCGCAGCCAGCCGGGGATCGCCTGCGAATGCCGGTTGCGGATGCGGCGGAGCTCCTCCACCTGCTGCAGCAGCCCCCGCCAGCGGTCATCGCAGGCGAGGAGCTCTTCCACGCTCAAGGGAATGCCCTTAAGCCTGGCTGCCTCCTGCACCTTCGTTTGGTTTTCCCGAATCCAATGAATGTCCAGCATCTTAACCGCTCCTTTGTGTGGGTGTTGGTCCAAAAAACACAAAAAGCGCCCTCATCCGTATGGGACGAGGAGCGCTTGGACTCGCGGTGCCACCCAACTTGACCGGACGCTGAGAGTCCGATCCACTTTGGTTCCGCGGTAACGGGCGGGTCCGGTTGACTTAGGGGACGGGAGTCCCTTGACGACAACGCCTCCGAGTTGGATGCTCTTCATTGGCATAATGGCTGGATGCTTTTGTAGTAGTATACGCGATTCGGTTTGAATCATCAAGGGGAGGCTGCCCATAGGTTCGAGGAGGACAACTGACAGGCAGTGCGGTGCAGCAAGGGCGGGCTTCGGGTTGATACCGAAACGGAGGAAAGGTTGGTTAGCAATGAACTTTTCTGGTGGCAGCCTTATCCAAATATGGTATGGTAGTGATATGGTAAAAAGACGGTTCGGGGTTCCTGTAGGCTGTCTCCACGTTAACTCCCAGAGAGGTGAAAAAAGTCGTGACGTTTGTAAACCGCTTGGCCTGGTTTTTCCGCGAACGCTGGGTCTGGTATCTCGGTGCCGTCCTGCTTATGGCGCTTGTGAATGTGCTGGGAATCGTGCCGCCCCGGATGATCGGCAGCGTGATCGATGAGATCCGTACGGGGGCGCTGACCGGCGATCAGCTGCAGAGGCATGTGCTACTGCTCGCAGGGCTTGCCGTATTCATGTATATCATCACCTACATCTGGATTACTACGCTGTTCGGCAATTCGCTGCTTCTGGAGCGGATGCTGCGGAGCCGCCTTGTATCCCACTTCATGCGGATGTCGCCATCCTTCTTCCACCGGAACAGCACCGGGGAGCTCATGGCGCTGGCCACCAACGATATTCCTTCGATCGGGCAGACGGCGGGCTATGGCGTGATGACGCTTGTCAATACGATCGTCGGCACGTCGGTGGTGCTCATCACGATGATCTCGCTCATCTCCTGGAAGCTGATGCTGGCCGCGCTGATCCCGCTGCCGCTGCTGACCCTGCTGATCAGCGTACTGGGCAAGCAGACGCGGTCGCGGTTCATCGCGGCGCAGGCCGCCTTCGGGCGGATGAATGACCAGGCGCTGGAGTCCATCTCCGGGATGCGGGTGATTCGCTCTTATGTGCAGGAAGAGCACGACCTGGCCTCTTTTGACCGGGTGACCAGGGACGTCATGAATCTCAATATCCGGGTGGCCGCCATTCAGGCGCTGTTCCATCCCGCCATCTCGCTCATCGTAGGGATGAGCTTCATTATCGGGATCGGCTACGGAGCGAACCTCGTCTTTCATCATGAAATCACGCTGGGCCAGCTCGTATCCTTCAATATTTATCTCGGCATGCTGATCTGGCCGATGATCGCCTTCGGCGAGTTCATCAACGTGCTGCAGCGCGGCACCGCCTCCGTGGACCGGGTGACCGCCAGCTTCGCGCAGACGCCAGAAGTGCAGGATCCGGAGGAGCCGGTGAAGGTCGACCGTCCGGAATCGATCGAACTGCGGGATCTGACCTTCCGCTACCCGGGGGCCTCCCAGGATAGTCTGCGCGGCGTGTCCGTGCGGCTGGAGAGCGGCCAGACGCTCGGACTGGTCGGGCGCACCGGCAGCGGCAAGAGCACCCTGCTCAAGCAGCTCCTCCGCTACTATCCGGTCGAGCCGGGGACTGTGCTGTTCTCCGGCGTCGGGATCGAGAACCTCTCGGTGAGCGAGATCCGGAGCTGGATCGGCTATGTGCCGCAGGAGCATCTGCTTCTCTCGAAGTCGGTGCGGGACAATATCGCTCTCGCCCGGCCTGACGCTTCGGGGGAGGAGATCGCGCGGGCCATTGCGATGGCTTCATTCACCGCCGATATCGAGATGCTGCCCCAGGGGCTCGAGACGATTGTCGGCGAGAACGGTGTCATGCTCTCCGGCGGACAGAAGCAGCGCATCAGTATTGCGCGCGCCCTGCTCGCCGACCCGGAGATTCTGATTCTCGACGATTCCCTGTCGGCCGTGGATGCGCGGACGGAGAGCGCTATTCTGGAGGCGCTGCGGGCCGAGCGAGCAGGGCGGACGACGCTGATCGCCACCCACCGGTTGTCGGCCGTGATGCACGCCGACCGGATTCTGGTGCTTGAGGACGGCAGAATCAGCGAGGATGGCACCCACGAGGAGCTGATGCGGCGCGGCGGCTGGTACAAGGAGCAGTTCGAACGGCAGCAGCTGGAGGCGAACCTGCTCGAAACCTAGAGGCAAGAGGAAGGATGTGCGAGGATCATCATGGAACCGCAATCGAATGCAGGGGAAGCGAGAGTCCCGGTCTTCCGGAGGCTACTGGCTTATGCGCTCCTGTTCAAATACCGGATCGCCGCAGCGCTGCTTGTGCTCTGCTGTGCCGTGGGCGCGGAGCTGGCCGGGCCCTTCATCGCGAAGACGATCATCGACCGGCATATCGGGGGGATCGCCCAGCCTTGGTACGAATGGAACGTTAAGGATGTCTCCCTTCCTGCGGATACAAGGAATGTAGAACTGGACGGCGTATTGTATGTTCGCAAAGATTGGTTGGATGCGGGCGCTGCACCGGGATCCGGTCCTGCAGAACGTCCCGCCCTCTGGCGGGAAGCCCGGATTCTGCAGCTGGACAGCGGCATGTACCTGGTCCGGGGAGCGGGAGAGATGACCGGCGGTTCCTGGTCCGCTGCCGGGGAAGGAGCGGACGCGCCGGTACTGACCTGGAAGGCGGAGAGCGGGGAGACCCGGCAGGTGCCGGCGCGCAAGCTGACCACCGCAGAGACGGTGGCGTTCTACAAGTATGATATCCCCGAGGTCATCCGGTGGCTGGCTGTCTTCTTCGGCCTGCTTGTGCTCGGCAGCGCGCTGCATTATATCCAGGGCTTTACGCTGCAGACCACGGCACTGCGGATTATTCAGCGGATGCGGATGGATCTCATGAATCACATCCAGCGCATGCCGATCCGTTATTTTGACAGTACGCCGATCGGCCAGGTCGTCTCGCGGATCGCGAACGACACGGAAGCGGTACGGGACCTGTTCATGAGCTTCATGGCGACCTTCGTGGTCAGCTCGATTAATATTGTCGGCATCTATATCGCCCTGTTCCTGCTCGATTACCGGCTGGCGCTGGTGACGCTGGTGTTCATGCCGCTGTTCACTGTCGTGATGTACGTGCATCTCAAGTATTCCAAAAAGTACATCTCTGTGATGCGCGCACGGCTCAGTGATATGAACGCGATGCTCAACGAATCGATCAACGTCATGCCGATCCTGCAGGCGTTCCGGCAGGAGAAGAACCGCATGCGGGAGTTCAATGCCCTGAACGAGGACCGCTACCGTGCGAACATCAAGCAGATCCGGCTCTTCTCGCTCTCTTCGCGGAACTTTACCGGCTTGGTGGGCTCCCTTTTTACGGCGGGGGCCATCTGGTATTTCGGCGGCCAGTCGCTTCAGTCGGCGATCTCGTTCGGAGTATTCTACGCGTTCATCGATTATACGGGGCGGTTCTTTCAGCCGATCATCGGCATCTTCGATCAGCTCATGAACGCGCAGCGGGCGGTGGTATCCGCAGAGAAGGTGTTCGGCCTGATGGATATTGAGGGCACCGAGGTGGCGAGAGCCGACGAAGTCCCAAGGCCGCAGGGGCATGTGAAATTCGATAACGTCACGTTCGCTTACAAAGAAGGCGAGCCGGTACTGCGCGGCATCACCTTCGAGGCGAAGAAGGGGGAGACGGTAGCGCTGGTGGGGCACACCGGATCGGGCAAAAGCTCGATCATGAACCTCCTGCTCGGTTTCTACGAACCCTCGGACGGGCGTATTCTGATCGACGGGCAGGAGATCCGCAGCATCTCCAAGCAGGCGCTCCGCAAGCATATGGGGATCGTGCTCCAGGATCCGTTCCTGTTTACGGGCGATATCAAGTTCAATGTGTCGCTGTATAACGAGCGCATCGGGCCGCAGCAGGTACGCAAGGCACTGGCGGATGTCGGTGCCGCGGGCTTCGTCGAGGCGCTGCCGGGCGGCTATGACGAGCGGGTCGTCGAGCGCGGGAGCACGCTGTCCGCCGGACAACGGCAGCTCATCTCCTTCGCCAGGGCGCTGGCCTTCGACCCGGCGATCCTCATTCTCGATGAGGCGACCGCTTCGATCGACAGCGAGACCGAAGGGCTCATTCAGGAGGCACTGCGGGTGGTCAGCGCAGGGCGCACGACCTTCGTGATCGCCCACCGGCTCTCGACCATCCGCGAGGCGGATCAGATTCTGGTGCTGCACCGCGGTGAGATCGTCGAACGCGGCAATCACGAGACCTTGATGGAGCTGAAGGGCCGGTATTACCGGATGTACCAGCTCCAGTCGGGCGGTACCGTTCAGACCACAACCGCATAGCCGGCTGGGGATGTGTACGGATGAACAGCAACAAGGACCGCGGCCCGGGATTCGGGTGCGGTCCTTTTGATTCGAAGGGGCGGTGAACCATAGTGGATGGATTCAGCCGTGCTCCGCTGCTTGCGTCCCCAAGTCTCACAGCAGGGAAGGGGCTTCCGGTTCAGGATCCCGGCTGCGGATGACGAGCAGCAGGCCTTCCCGAACCTGCACCGTACCCGCTTCATCGACGAGGACATTGGAGATACCCAGCGACTGTCCTATGGTCAGCGAAGCCTCATGAAGCGGATATTGGAACCCCTCCAGGGTGATGCCGTGCACATCCAAGGTCAGCGGGAGCAGGGAGACGTGCGTATGGGGGCTCTTCTGCAGCTTCAGCGGCGTACCTGCACCGATCAGCTGCAGTTCGTTATACTCGTCGGCGATCCGGCACGGCACACCGGCCAGGAGGCCGCGGCGGAGCAGATGCACATTCGCCAGCGAGTGGTCCCATCGGCTGCCGAGCACTCCCGCCATTACAATCTCGCGGGCTCCCTGTTCGTGCGCCCAATTGAAGGCCATCTCGGTATCGGTCAAATCCTTCATGACCGGGTCACAGGTCAGGAACCGGGCGCTGCTGTCCCGTACCCGCTCCAGCTCCATGGCCGTCACGGAATCAAAATCGCCAAGTGCGATATCGGGACGCAGGCCGTGCTCCGCGAGGAAGAGAGCGCCCCGGTCGGCTCCGATCAGCTTGTCCCCCGGCTGGAGCAGGCGGAGGGCCCAGGAACCGAGGGTGCCTCCGGAGAAAATTACATAACGCGCCGCAGCGCTCATCATCACAACCGATCCTTTCCTGGTACCATGCTTTTCCTCATTGTAGCATAAGCGTCGGGGAAGGATATAGATGAGGTCTCCGGCCCGTAATCACCTGCCGCATCTGTACGTTCCAGAGCCCAACCTGCTCTATGGGGCGCATACATGAAGTGCGGCCGGGGT containing:
- a CDS encoding response regulator transcription factor → MKRILIIEDESVIAEVQKDYLEVSGYAVEIAATGEAGLQKALLEPYDLILLDLMLPGVDGYEICRQVRAAKNIPILMVSARREEIDKIRGLGLGADDYIMKPFSVGELVARVKAHLARFERLTGGGGSGESRGRDSLQVGGLIIDTLSRKVHVNGREVAFTSKEYDLLVFLVQHPNRVFGKEQIFERIWGLDAMGDNATVTVHISKLREKIESDPSKPQYIETIWGVGYRFNV
- a CDS encoding helix-turn-helix domain-containing protein, whose amino-acid sequence is MLQIENIRRDAGTMPWFEEVEREADSWSFILMGYGKCVYWVQGEKMLLEKGDVLLLPPGVTYYGKSIPSLTHEKYVTTFSSGAGGASPLPLLASDQPLRWRCAAWELLLARAQTMAQEWAEGAPYAGVLCSALLLESLTRLNREYDKGPHTALLHRQGELMTAYLRNHYREKVTKEDLAAVIGRSPGHAAVLFREATGQTISEYTHGLRMKTAVYLLRHSDLTVADIAEQLGYCDPSFFTAPSSVLPACLLRITSRSGKPRFVSPCLFHYPPAAHLPAEFTGS
- the pyk gene encoding pyruvate kinase; this translates as MRKTKIICTLGPACDNLEVLKEMIRAGMNVARLNMAHGDLDEQRTRIRRVRQAASELGAAVAVLLDIKGPEVRIGKLKDSSYELKTDGKLTLTTEIIEGTAERISVSYAQLPQDLHPGSRILIDDGLIELRVEEVEGTEIHCRIVNGGVIKPRKGVNLPGVKTSLPGVTERDVQHIHFAAEEDLDIIAVSFVRRAADILEVRELLEQLGAGHIQIISKIENEEGVDELDAILEVSDGLMVARGDLGVEIPVEDVPILQKLMIRKCNQAGKPVITATHMLDSMQVNPRPTRAEASDVANAVLDGTDVLMLSGESAAGKYPVESVQTMAAIAERTEATLPYWDNYVKRAAEQTPNVTEVISQAVVGSSLELNAKAILTPTETGFTARMVSKYRPKAPIVAIAPDERIRRRMSLIWGVTPVLGEPVTSTDAMFLSAVDGGKKSGLVEAGDLVIVSAGVPIGGAGSTNLIKIMNAE
- a CDS encoding DUF554 domain-containing protein, whose translation is MTEALWGTGVNAAAIVAGGLAGLLLQRMSDGMRRTVMQGIGLALIALGVSMALKSDQFLLMAACLTLGGITGELAGVEQGLERLGKLLEQAVNALTRRLRRGKDTGSQEGRLAAGFVNATLVFCIGAMAVLGPLDSGLRGDHVVLYTKALLDGFLSIIFASTMGVGVAFSALAVFLYQGVIALAASWIASGLDEVLLGEIIRQVTAVGGVLIVGVGINLLELRRIHVANLLPALVFAALAVPVTGWLTAWWAGLG
- the serS gene encoding serine--tRNA ligase, which gives rise to MLDIHWIRENQTKVQEAARLKGIPLSVEELLACDDRWRGLLQQVEELRRIRNRHSQAIPGWLREGRRAEAEDAKREVRRVNGELARLEAELDGAERQRADLLLRVPNVPSADTPPGRSDADNVETGRWGEPPQFGFEPLSHTALGELHRIIDLPRGVKPAGSRGYYLRGAGALLHRAVQQLAVDLLLAEGFTLLEVPLALRPEAFRHAGFFPLGEDQVYRLEGEDRYLAGTSEIPLLHYYSGETVDVTRPIRLAAVSSCFRSEAGSAGRDTHGLYRVHQFAKVEQVVLCEADPGAAESLLQEITGHARRLLRLLELPHRTVAVCTGDMSQKTFKQYDIETWMPSRAAYGETHSSSHLLDFQARRAGIRYKDGDGRLRYCYTLNNTAVASPRILIPLLENHQQEDGTVRIPEALRPYMGGLDRLVPPRD
- a CDS encoding ABC transporter ATP-binding protein; amino-acid sequence: MTFVNRLAWFFRERWVWYLGAVLLMALVNVLGIVPPRMIGSVIDEIRTGALTGDQLQRHVLLLAGLAVFMYIITYIWITTLFGNSLLLERMLRSRLVSHFMRMSPSFFHRNSTGELMALATNDIPSIGQTAGYGVMTLVNTIVGTSVVLITMISLISWKLMLAALIPLPLLTLLISVLGKQTRSRFIAAQAAFGRMNDQALESISGMRVIRSYVQEEHDLASFDRVTRDVMNLNIRVAAIQALFHPAISLIVGMSFIIGIGYGANLVFHHEITLGQLVSFNIYLGMLIWPMIAFGEFINVLQRGTASVDRVTASFAQTPEVQDPEEPVKVDRPESIELRDLTFRYPGASQDSLRGVSVRLESGQTLGLVGRTGSGKSTLLKQLLRYYPVEPGTVLFSGVGIENLSVSEIRSWIGYVPQEHLLLSKSVRDNIALARPDASGEEIARAIAMASFTADIEMLPQGLETIVGENGVMLSGGQKQRISIARALLADPEILILDDSLSAVDARTESAILEALRAERAGRTTLIATHRLSAVMHADRILVLEDGRISEDGTHEELMRRGGWYKEQFERQQLEANLLET
- a CDS encoding ABC transporter ATP-binding protein, whose amino-acid sequence is MEPQSNAGEARVPVFRRLLAYALLFKYRIAAALLVLCCAVGAELAGPFIAKTIIDRHIGGIAQPWYEWNVKDVSLPADTRNVELDGVLYVRKDWLDAGAAPGSGPAERPALWREARILQLDSGMYLVRGAGEMTGGSWSAAGEGADAPVLTWKAESGETRQVPARKLTTAETVAFYKYDIPEVIRWLAVFFGLLVLGSALHYIQGFTLQTTALRIIQRMRMDLMNHIQRMPIRYFDSTPIGQVVSRIANDTEAVRDLFMSFMATFVVSSINIVGIYIALFLLDYRLALVTLVFMPLFTVVMYVHLKYSKKYISVMRARLSDMNAMLNESINVMPILQAFRQEKNRMREFNALNEDRYRANIKQIRLFSLSSRNFTGLVGSLFTAGAIWYFGGQSLQSAISFGVFYAFIDYTGRFFQPIIGIFDQLMNAQRAVVSAEKVFGLMDIEGTEVARADEVPRPQGHVKFDNVTFAYKEGEPVLRGITFEAKKGETVALVGHTGSGKSSIMNLLLGFYEPSDGRILIDGQEIRSISKQALRKHMGIVLQDPFLFTGDIKFNVSLYNERIGPQQVRKALADVGAAGFVEALPGGYDERVVERGSTLSAGQRQLISFARALAFDPAILILDEATASIDSETEGLIQEALRVVSAGRTTFVIAHRLSTIREADQILVLHRGEIVERGNHETLMELKGRYYRMYQLQSGGTVQTTTA
- a CDS encoding thiamine diphosphokinase — its product is MMSAAARYVIFSGGTLGSWALRLLQPGDKLIGADRGALFLAEHGLRPDIALGDFDSVTAMELERVRDSSARFLTCDPVMKDLTDTEMAFNWAHEQGAREIVMAGVLGSRWDHSLANVHLLRRGLLAGVPCRIADEYNELQLIGAGTPLKLQKSPHTHVSLLPLTLDVHGITLEGFQYPLHEASLTIGQSLGISNVLVDEAGTVQVREGLLLVIRSRDPEPEAPSLL